The Pseudoalteromonas translucida KMM 520 genome has a window encoding:
- a CDS encoding 4a-hydroxytetrahydrobiopterin dehydratase produces the protein MSSLSAQKCEACHADAPKVSDEELAQLITKIPDWVPEVRDGIMQLERVYKFKNFKQAIAFTNKVGDMAEDEGHHPGLLTEWGKVTVTWWSHSIKGLHKNDFICAAKTDDVFNAL, from the coding sequence ATGTCTTCATTAAGTGCACAAAAATGCGAAGCCTGTCATGCCGATGCGCCAAAAGTATCAGACGAAGAGCTAGCGCAATTAATTACCAAAATCCCTGATTGGGTACCTGAAGTACGCGATGGCATTATGCAGCTTGAGCGTGTTTACAAATTTAAAAACTTTAAACAAGCTATCGCGTTTACTAACAAAGTAGGCGACATGGCTGAAGACGAAGGCCATCACCCAGGTTTATTAACCGAGTGGGGCAAAGTAACGGTTACATGGTGGAGCCATTCAATTAAAGGCCTACACAAAAACGATTTTATTTGCGCAGCTAAAACAGATGACGTATTTAACGCGCTGTAA
- the phhA gene encoding phenylalanine 4-monooxygenase has translation MAKASKYTSKTPDENGVIHWSDEENKIWSELVARQLACIEGKACDEYMEGLKKINLPHDRIPQLSELNEVLLATTGWQVAPVPALIDFDEFFRLLANKQFPVATFIRSRDEFDYLQEPDVFHEIFGHCAMLTNPDFAEFTHKYGKLGYAAEKKDRVYLARMYWFTVEFGLMQTDNGLRIYGGGILSSPGETQYVYSNTPEITPMSVLDVLRTPYRIDIMQPQYYTINSIHDLFDISQMDIMALVEQAKELGLHDPKFSPKEKLAS, from the coding sequence ATGGCTAAAGCAAGTAAATACACCTCCAAAACACCAGATGAAAATGGCGTTATACATTGGAGCGATGAAGAAAATAAAATTTGGTCTGAGCTCGTAGCACGCCAACTTGCGTGCATTGAAGGCAAAGCCTGTGACGAATATATGGAAGGTTTAAAAAAAATAAACTTGCCACACGATCGTATTCCGCAACTTAGTGAACTAAACGAAGTGCTGCTAGCCACTACCGGCTGGCAAGTAGCGCCAGTGCCGGCACTTATCGACTTTGATGAGTTTTTTCGGTTACTGGCCAACAAGCAATTTCCGGTAGCGACTTTTATTCGTAGCCGTGATGAGTTTGATTACCTACAAGAACCAGATGTGTTTCATGAAATATTTGGTCACTGCGCTATGCTCACTAACCCTGATTTTGCAGAGTTTACGCATAAGTACGGAAAACTTGGCTACGCGGCAGAGAAAAAAGATCGTGTATATCTAGCGCGTATGTACTGGTTTACCGTTGAATTTGGTTTAATGCAAACCGATAATGGTTTGCGCATATACGGCGGTGGTATTTTATCAAGCCCAGGAGAAACCCAGTATGTATACTCAAACACGCCAGAAATAACGCCAATGAGTGTATTAGATGTGCTGCGTACCCCGTACCGAATTGATATTATGCAACCACAGTACTACACCATAAATTCGATTCATGATCTGTTTGATATATCGCAAATGGATATAATGGCTTTGGTTGAACAAGCAAAAGAACTTGGCTTACACGACCCAAAATTTTCACCAAAAGAAAAATTAGCTAGTTAA